A region of Mycobacterium sp. SMC-4 DNA encodes the following proteins:
- the surE gene encoding 5'/3'-nucleotidase SurE gives MTRALVTNDDGIDSPGLHALAAAASAVGLDVVVAAPAEQASGASAALSAVRREGRMVVERRELPGLPALAAWAVRAQPAYIVAAALNGWLDPRPDLVLSGINHGANVGRAVLHSGTVGAALTAKINDTRALAVSLDVALHPIGNRHWETAAGLVAQVLTLLVEAPEATVLSLNVPDRAATDLGPIRHARLACGGAVQTRVDEVRAGDVRLTEFEMSEESEEGTDRALLAAGHPTLTELRSVEAHDGGLVRNWLDGADGPGAAHQRE, from the coding sequence GTGACGCGCGCGTTGGTAACTAATGACGACGGGATCGACTCGCCTGGCCTGCACGCTTTGGCAGCTGCGGCCAGCGCGGTGGGGCTGGATGTGGTCGTGGCCGCGCCCGCGGAGCAGGCCAGTGGTGCGAGCGCTGCGCTGAGCGCGGTCCGCCGGGAAGGCCGCATGGTGGTTGAGCGCCGCGAGCTGCCCGGCCTGCCCGCCCTCGCGGCGTGGGCGGTCCGCGCCCAGCCCGCATACATCGTCGCCGCGGCGCTCAACGGTTGGCTCGACCCGCGACCGGACCTCGTGTTGTCCGGAATCAACCATGGCGCCAATGTTGGTCGGGCCGTGCTGCATTCGGGCACTGTCGGCGCCGCCTTGACTGCGAAGATCAACGACACCCGAGCGCTGGCAGTGTCACTGGATGTGGCGCTGCATCCCATCGGCAATCGGCACTGGGAAACCGCCGCCGGGCTCGTGGCGCAGGTGCTGACACTGCTTGTCGAGGCGCCCGAAGCTACAGTGCTGTCCCTCAACGTTCCCGATCGAGCAGCGACCGATCTAGGACCAATTCGCCACGCCCGTCTGGCGTGTGGCGGTGCGGTGCAAACGCGTGTCGATGAAGTCCGTGCTGGTGACGTGCGGCTCACCGAGTTCGAGATGTCCGAGGAATCCGAGGAGGGCACCGACAGAGCACTGCTGGCTGCCGGGCACCCGACGCTCACCGAACTCAGGTCCGTCGAAGCGCACGACGGCGGACTGGTGCGGAACTGGCTGGACGGGGCTGACGGGCCGGGTGCCGCCCACCAGCGTGAATAG
- a CDS encoding 1-phosphofructokinase family hexose kinase — protein sequence MTSTPPQNTVSETPEAWLGPHHSDVVVIFAPLPVLTVIVEDRAGEADIHVHAGGQGVWQSRMVSSLGVPTVLCAALGGETGSVLGHLLPAAEVTVRSVPVSSRNGAYVHDRRTGSREVIAESPGSALDRHELDSLYELTLTEGLTHGRVLLSGPQDDRVVPADLYRRLTTDLAANGCTVAADLAGERLEAVLAGGPDLIKVSHEELLADGRATSEEPDDLITAMRTLRDEGAGTIVVSRSGAAPALALLDDSGDDGVRGGAVLEVVMPQLEPADPAGAGDSMTAGIVAALASGCSLRRALQVGAACGALNVVRHGLGTGGAQAVKTLAERVELRPWE from the coding sequence ATGACGAGCACACCGCCGCAAAACACAGTCAGCGAGACACCGGAGGCGTGGCTGGGACCGCACCACTCGGATGTCGTGGTCATTTTCGCTCCGTTACCGGTTCTGACTGTGATCGTGGAGGACCGTGCCGGTGAGGCCGATATCCACGTGCACGCCGGCGGTCAGGGTGTGTGGCAGTCACGCATGGTGTCTTCGCTTGGCGTGCCGACCGTGCTGTGTGCCGCGTTGGGAGGAGAGACGGGGTCGGTGCTCGGGCACCTGCTACCGGCCGCGGAGGTCACCGTGCGAAGCGTTCCCGTCAGTTCACGCAACGGGGCCTACGTGCATGACCGCCGCACGGGCAGTAGGGAGGTCATCGCCGAGAGCCCCGGTAGCGCCCTGGACCGCCATGAACTCGACTCGCTGTACGAACTGACCCTGACTGAGGGGCTCACGCACGGTCGGGTGTTGTTGTCCGGTCCGCAGGATGACCGGGTGGTACCCGCGGATCTGTACCGGCGCCTGACCACCGATTTGGCTGCCAATGGGTGCACAGTGGCCGCCGACCTGGCTGGAGAGCGGCTTGAGGCGGTTCTCGCGGGTGGGCCGGACTTGATCAAGGTGAGCCACGAGGAATTGCTCGCCGACGGCCGTGCCACGTCCGAGGAACCCGACGACTTGATCACCGCCATGCGCACCCTGCGCGACGAGGGTGCGGGCACCATCGTGGTGTCCCGGTCCGGGGCGGCACCGGCCTTGGCCCTGCTCGATGACTCCGGTGATGACGGGGTACGGGGTGGGGCCGTGTTGGAGGTCGTGATGCCGCAGTTGGAGCCGGCCGACCCGGCCGGCGCTGGGGACTCGATGACCGCGGGCATTGTCGCCGCGCTGGCAAGCGGTTGTTCACTGCGCCGAGCACTTCAGGTCGGTGCGGCGTGCGGGGCGCTCAACGTCGTGCGTCACGGCCTGGGCACCGGTGGTGCCCAGGCCGTGAAGACTCTCGCAGAACGCGTCGAGCTACGCCCGTGGGAATGA
- a CDS encoding GAF and ANTAR domain-containing protein, producing the protein MFVVDAEPQGNELAQVFGDLAIELHGADQGEATLRAIAAAAVRIIPGVQFAGISVVRGGKVITVVPTDEVIRELDIAQTAANEGPCLSALREHRTVHMADMAADGRWPRFTAAALERGIRSSLSFQLFVAPNNNLGSLNLYARELHVFDDEATIVGDILAQHASVAMAGSAAEAQFDKALASRDIIGQAKGILMHRANVDALQAFQMLIDVSQTTNTKLLKVAELLVDEHVASLPKPQ; encoded by the coding sequence ATGTTTGTGGTGGATGCGGAACCGCAGGGCAACGAGCTGGCGCAGGTCTTCGGTGACTTGGCTATCGAGTTGCATGGCGCAGATCAGGGTGAGGCGACGTTGCGGGCAATTGCCGCCGCCGCCGTCAGGATCATCCCCGGCGTGCAGTTTGCCGGCATCTCAGTAGTCCGGGGAGGCAAGGTCATAACGGTGGTTCCGACCGATGAGGTAATCCGCGAGCTGGACATCGCGCAAACGGCGGCCAACGAAGGGCCTTGTCTGAGTGCGCTACGCGAGCATCGCACCGTGCATATGGCTGACATGGCCGCAGATGGGCGATGGCCCCGCTTCACCGCCGCCGCGCTGGAGCGAGGAATTCGCAGTTCACTGTCGTTTCAACTGTTCGTCGCCCCGAACAACAACCTCGGCAGCCTCAACCTTTATGCCCGCGAGCTGCACGTGTTCGACGACGAAGCGACCATCGTCGGAGACATCCTGGCCCAACACGCGTCGGTGGCTATGGCCGGATCAGCGGCCGAAGCCCAGTTCGACAAGGCACTCGCCAGTCGCGACATCATCGGACAAGCCAAGGGCATTCTGATGCACCGCGCCAATGTTGATGCCCTGCAAGCGTTTCAGATGCTCATCGATGTATCCCAGACCACGAACACCAAGCTCTTGAAGGTGGCCGAACTCCTCGTCGACGAACACGTTGCATCCCTACCTAAACCCCAATGA
- a CDS encoding GAF and ANTAR domain-containing protein, which produces MDSYDQHGLARQMAELARTTALQPVEEVLRDVTNAATQLIPGVAVAGVLLIGKGGTHETLAPTSELIYALDDLQLHTGEGPCLQAALDEVVVRVDDFRYEPRFPTYAPKVAELGLLSALSFKLYTADRTAGALNLFGREPHQWDTDAETTGMVLAAHAAAAILASREGEQLQSALSTRDRIGQAKGIVMERFAIDDVQAFAMLRQLSQDTNTKLLDVAQRVIDTR; this is translated from the coding sequence ATGGACTCATACGATCAGCATGGCCTTGCTCGGCAAATGGCGGAATTGGCGCGGACAACCGCGTTGCAACCCGTCGAGGAGGTGCTTCGTGACGTCACCAACGCTGCAACCCAACTCATCCCCGGCGTCGCCGTCGCCGGGGTACTGCTCATCGGAAAAGGCGGGACTCACGAAACCCTCGCGCCCACCTCGGAGCTGATATACGCACTCGACGACCTCCAGCTACACACCGGTGAGGGCCCCTGCCTTCAGGCAGCGCTCGACGAGGTCGTGGTCCGCGTCGACGACTTCCGCTATGAACCACGCTTCCCGACTTACGCCCCGAAGGTCGCCGAACTCGGACTGCTCAGTGCGCTCTCGTTCAAGCTTTACACCGCCGACCGCACCGCTGGAGCGCTCAACCTGTTCGGCCGTGAACCCCACCAGTGGGACACCGACGCAGAAACCACCGGGATGGTCCTCGCCGCGCACGCCGCCGCAGCGATCCTGGCCAGCCGGGAAGGGGAACAGCTGCAGTCTGCGCTGAGCACGCGCGACCGCATCGGCCAAGCCAAGGGCATCGTCATGGAGCGATTCGCAATCGACGACGTCCAAGCGTTCGCGATGCTGCGTCAATTGTCCCAAGACACCAACACCAAACTCCTCGACGTCGCGCAACGCGTCATCGACACCCGCTGA
- a CDS encoding GAF and ANTAR domain-containing protein — MSIRDALLTAMGGERGLAAADRLCQGCVALLKVDAAAICLVCDGVDVATLGASSPAARLYDELQFTLGEGPGLDAAAQRLPVLIDDLADSPGGDAHWLGYGEALLAQHIRSVYAVPIIVAGHCVGALAVFHAQPPAWTVENFDGVAEAAELAQLPILDLHGSDLDAASTDPGSAAWTELDPLTRSEVSNATGMLMSQLNITAATAVARLRAHAFATGRSATSVARDVIDRRVQMESD; from the coding sequence GTGAGCATCAGAGACGCACTGCTCACCGCGATGGGCGGCGAGCGCGGTTTAGCTGCTGCTGATCGTCTCTGCCAGGGGTGCGTCGCGCTGCTCAAAGTCGACGCGGCAGCCATCTGCCTGGTGTGCGACGGTGTCGACGTCGCCACCCTGGGCGCCAGCAGCCCTGCTGCGCGTCTCTACGACGAACTGCAGTTCACCCTTGGGGAGGGGCCAGGTTTGGACGCGGCGGCCCAGCGCTTGCCGGTCTTGATCGATGATCTGGCCGACTCGCCAGGTGGTGACGCCCATTGGCTCGGGTACGGCGAAGCGTTACTGGCACAACACATCCGGAGCGTGTACGCGGTACCGATCATCGTGGCCGGCCACTGCGTCGGTGCTTTGGCGGTGTTCCACGCTCAGCCCCCGGCATGGACCGTCGAGAACTTCGACGGGGTAGCCGAGGCCGCCGAACTGGCCCAACTCCCCATCCTGGATCTGCACGGCAGCGACCTGGACGCGGCCAGCACCGACCCCGGCAGTGCTGCCTGGACCGAACTGGACCCGTTGACCCGCTCGGAGGTCAGCAACGCCACCGGCATGCTGATGAGCCAGCTGAACATCACCGCCGCCACCGCAGTGGCCCGGCTGCGGGCACACGCCTTCGCCACCGGCCGCAGCGCCACCAGCGTCGCACGCGACGTCATCGACCGCCGCGTGCAGATGGAATCAGACTGA
- a CDS encoding recombinase family protein: MTTVLGYARVSTAGQDLDGQLVALAAQGVESGQVFTDKLSGAVSTDRPGLAALLHYAREGDTVVVTAIDRLGRSVAEVTRTIAELGERRILLRALREGIDTGTPTGRAVAAIMATLAELELELGRERRAASRDSRRARRLPATKPAKLTLERQQQLRRLAETGEPVHELAKAFGISRATAYRYLSAPVNDPVLEPRQPL; the protein is encoded by the coding sequence GTGACAACGGTCCTCGGATATGCGCGGGTGAGCACCGCAGGCCAAGACCTCGATGGACAGCTGGTCGCACTCGCTGCCCAGGGCGTCGAATCCGGCCAGGTTTTCACCGACAAGCTCTCGGGTGCGGTGAGCACCGACCGGCCGGGCCTGGCGGCCCTGCTGCACTACGCCCGAGAGGGCGACACCGTGGTGGTCACCGCCATCGATCGTCTCGGGCGTTCCGTCGCCGAAGTTACTCGCACCATCGCCGAACTCGGCGAACGTCGAATCCTGTTGCGCGCCTTACGTGAAGGCATAGATACCGGCACACCGACCGGCCGCGCGGTGGCCGCCATCATGGCCACCCTGGCCGAGCTTGAACTCGAACTCGGCCGCGAGCGCCGTGCCGCTTCTCGTGACTCCAGGCGAGCGCGCCGCCTACCGGCCACCAAGCCCGCCAAACTCACACTTGAGCGACAGCAACAGCTCCGTCGTCTCGCCGAGACCGGAGAACCCGTTCACGAGCTCGCTAAGGCGTTCGGCATCAGCCGAGCGACGGCATACCGGTACCTCTCCGCACCCGTGAACGACCCAGTGCTGGAGCCGAGGCAGCCGTTATGA